The sequence CGCCGTCGTCAGGCCCGACGGGGACATCGGAGGTTCCTGGGTCGAGCTGGACGTCGCCGGCGTCGCGACGGGCAACGCCCGGCGCGACCGCGACCTGCACAAGCCCACGTTCCTCCACCTCGATGACCACCCCGTCGTGCGGGTGGAGATCGAGCGGGCTGCTCTCGCCTCGCACGGCTGGACCGGCGGCGGGGTCGTGCGTGCCAGGGGGGAGCAGGCGCCGGTGGACCTCACGGTCGTGCTCCTCGAGCGGCGCGCCGACGAGGTGCGCGCGAAGGTCACGGGGAAGCTTGACCGCAGACCTCTGGGCATCAGGGTGCCGAGCCTGGTGATCGGTCGCTTCCTCGACCTCGACGTCGAGCTGACCCTTCGCCGGGTCGATCGGCAGTGACTCAGCCGGCGTGCTCGCGCAGATAACGTCCGAAGTGGGGGACGGTGAAGGCGATGCGCCCCCGCTCCCCCGAATAGATGAGCCCCTTCTTCAGCAGGGCGTCGCGCGCGGGCGACAGCGACTGCGGCTTCTTGTCGAGGTGGCTCGCCACGTCGGCGGTGGGTACGGCGTCGACGTCCGGGTCGTCGGACGCGGCCGCGACGTCGGCCATGGCCCGCAGGTAGTCCCGCTCCCCCGGCGTCGCGCGCTCGTAGCGCGAGCCGAAGAACCCCACCGCCAGCTCCGACTCCGCCTCCGGCGTCGCGACCAGCACGTCGTCGACCGTGATCGGCGACCGCGGGGCGCGGTCCCAGACAGCCTTGCCGTAGGCCTGGATGAAGTAGGGATAGCCACCGGTGGCGGCATGCATCGCCGCGAGCGCCGCCGGCTCGAACTCGGCGCCCTCCTCGGCCGCCGGTGCCGTCAGCGCCAGGTCGGCGGCCTCCCGCGCCAGCCGGTCGATGCGCTGGTAGCGGAAGAGCCGTTCGGAATAGGACTTCGACGCCGACAGCACGGCCGGCAGGTGGGGCAGGCCCGCGCCGACCACGATGACCGGCAGCCCGGTCTGGCTGATCTCGTGGCAGGCCGCGCAAAGGGCCGAGACGTCGTCGGGCCCCAGGTCCTGCATCTCGTCGATGAAGACGGCGATGCCCTTGCCCACGTCGGCAGCCAGCCCACCGAGGTCGGAGAACAGCTCGACCAGGTCGATCTCGATGTCGCCGGAGTCGGCTCGTCCGCGGACGGCGGGGACGTCGATCCCCGGGCTCCACTGGTCCTTCAGCTTCGCTCCAGCCCCCGCGTCGCGGTGCGCGAACGCCTTGATCACCCCGAGCACGTGGTCGACGCTGTCCGCGTCGGTGTGCCCCAGCTCGCGGACGGCCTGGTGCAGGGCGCTGCTCAGCGGCCGGCGCAGTCCCTGGTCAGGGCGGGCCTCGAGCTTGCCGGTGCCCCAGCGTCGGCGTACGGCCGCTGAGCGGAGCGCGTTGAGCAGCACCGTCTTCCCGACGCCGCGCAGCCCGGTCAGCACCAGCGAGCGTTCGGGGCGACCCTTCACGACACGCTCGAGCACCACGTCGAAGGCCGCGAGCTGCTCGTCACGACCGGCCAGCTCGGGGGGCGCTGGCCGGCGCCGGGCGCGTAGGGGTTCCTGATCGGGTCCACGATCCGACCGTATCGGTGGATCTAGCCCATTCCTTAGATTTCCCGATCCCGCGAGCGCCGCTCCCGGAGGGCGCCGTTGGGTCAGGCTGGTCTAGCCCACGTGGAGGGGTCGCGTCTCGTCCGCGCGGTGGAGGTCGTCGCGTGCACCCGCCACGGCGTAGGCCGCGTCGAGGCCGCGTCGGAGGAGCTCGATCAAGGCCGGGACCTCCTCGACGGTGAGCCGGAAGGAACCGCTGCACACGTTGTCGCGCCACAACGACACGACGACGAGATCCACGTCGTGGTGCCACGACACCCGCAGCGCGCGGTCGTCGCCCCGGGCGTCGAAGAAGATCGACCCCGTCGTCGGCAACGGTCGGGCGATAGCCATGCTCCATCCTCCCCCGGCAGTCAAGGTCTGCCTAGACTCGCCTGCATGCCCGAGCTGCCCGAGGTGGAAGCACTGGTCCAGGATCTGCGGAGCCGGCTCGTCGACCGCGCGATCACCCGGATCGACCTGGCGGCGTTCAGCGCGCTGAAGACCTTCGACCCGCCCCTGCACTCGCTGCACGGCACGCTCGTCGAGGACGTGACGCGCCATGGGAAGTTCCTCGACATCAACGCCTCGGGCATCCACCTCGTCATGCACCTCGCCCGCGCCGGGTGGGTGCGGTGGCGCGACGAGGTGCCGGCGCTCCCCGCGAAGCCCAACAGCAAGAACCCCCTCGCCGCCCGGATCGTGATCGACGACCCCGACACCGACACCCAAGCCGGTCTCGACGTCACCGAGGCGGGCACCAAGAAGAGCCTGGCGATCTATGTCGTCCGCGACCCCCAGGACGTCGAGGGGATCGCCCGGCTCGGCCCGGATCCGCTGGCCGACGAGTTCACGATCGAGGCCCTCGCCGAGATCCTCGCCAGCGAGGGCCGCAAGCAGATCAAGGGCGTGCTGCGACACCAGGGCACGATCGCCGGCATCGGCAACGCCTACTCCGACGAGATCCTGCACGCGGCGAGGATGTCGCCGTACAAGCCGGCAAACGGCCTCGACGACGCTGAGCTCGAGACGTTGTATGCCGCGATCCGCGGCACCCTCGGCGATGCCGTGGAGCGCTCGCGCGGGTTGGCGGCCAGCCAGCTCAAGGGCGAGAAGAAGACCAACCTCGCCGTCCACGGCCGCACCGGGGAGAAGTGCCCGGTGTGCGGCGACGTGGTGCGCGAGGTGTCCTTCGCCGACTCGAGCCTGCAGTACTGCCCGACCTGTCAGACCGACGGCAAGCCGCTCGCGGACCGCAGGATGAGCCGACTGCTGAAGTGACCGGTGCCGGTCACGGACAGGTGTTGGTGACGTAGCGGGCAACGGCCTTCGCCTCGTCGCTCTCCCAGTCCTCGCCCTGCCAGTCCCACGTCATCGAGTCGAGGTCGCCGCCCTCGAGGTCGTCGATGCGGTCGACGAACTCCTCGAAACCCGAGCGGGCCTCCGCCGACATGTTGTCCGGGGTGCCGACACGGACGAGCTCGCGGGCCCAGTCACGGGCGAGGCCGGCCACCGCCTCCTCGGGGGTGGGAACCCCTGGCCCCGCAGCCGTTGGAGTCCCTCCGTCACGAACCACTCCTTGGCCGCGCAGAAGTCCTCGATCGACGCATCAGCCGGAGCGTCGTCGCCGGGCCCACCACCGCAGGCCGCCAAGAGGACCAGACACGTGAGAGCCGACCCGAGTCGCGCGAACCTCATGACATGCCTGCGAAGGCAGCGGGAAGCGGGACGCCCAGGGCGTCGCGGAGCGAGGCGAGGTATGCCGAGCGGGGCATCTCGATCACGCCGAGCGAGGTCAGGTGGGGGGTGGCCCACTGGACGTCGAGGACCCGCCGGTCGGCGTACGCGTCGGACAGCAGCTCGACGAGCCCGAGCAGCGCGACCTTGGAGGCGTCCGTCTCGTGGTGGAACATCGACTCGCCGGCGAAGAGCCCGCCGAGGGCCACGCCGTAGAGGCCGCCCGCCAGCCGTCCGTCGCGCCAGGCCTCGACGGAGTGCACCCAGCCCAGCTCATGGAGGGCGAGGTAGGCGGAGCGGAACTCGGGGGTGATCCAGCCGTCCGGGCGGCGTCGGTCGCCGCAGGCGTCGATCACCGCCTCGAACGCGGTGTCGACCCGGATCTCGAAGCTGCGGGCCGACCGTCGCAGCGACCGCGACACCTTGAGACCGTCCAGGGGCAGGACCCCCCGACGCACCGGCGAGAACCAGCCCATGGGATCGCGGGTGCCACCCGTCGGCATCGGGAACAGCCCCTGCGCGTAGGCATTGAGCAACGTGCCCGGAGCCAGGTCGGCGCCGATCCCGACCAGGTCGTCGTCGGGATCCCAGTCCCCTGGCGCCGGGAAGACCCACGGCGAGGGTCGGGCGGGACGGACGGCACTCGGGCACGGTAGCCGTCGCGGACGACAACTTCTCGCATGGTCGCCTCGTCCCACGACTGCCCACGACGACAGGACGCTGATGATCGGGATCACTGCTCGCCCACTGACCATGACGTTGGCCGCGGCCGCGCTGCTCACACCCGCGCTCGTCGCGGCACCGGCGGCTGCTGCAGACGAGACCTGCGACGGGCGGGCGGCGACGATCGTGGTCCCCAGCTACGGGCACCTCCGGACCGCACCGTTCACGGGCACGCCCGGGGACGACGTCATCGTCGGGACCCCCCGCAACGACATGATCGACGGTGCGGGCGGCAACGACGTCATCTGCGGTCTCGAGGGAGCCGACGTCCTGGCCGGCGGCGCCGGCGACGACCGGCTGTTCGGCGGACTGGACGGGGCCTACTTCCCCGACGACGACTACTACGCCGACGTGGTCGCGCCCGGCCCGGGGGACGACCACGTCGACCTGGGAGCCGACCCCGACGCCCAGGACATCTACTTCGCCGACTTCGGGCACCTCGACCGGGTCAGCTACGAAGGCGCGACCGGGCCGGTCCTCGTGGACCTCAACGCCGGCACCGCCACGGGCGAAGGCAGCGACACCATCGTGGTGGGTGGACCCGCCGGCGTCGTGGGCAGCGCCTTCGACGACCGGATCACCGGATCGGCGTACGACGACCTCGTCCAGTCAGGCGCCGGGGACGACGTCGTCGACGGTCTGGGTGGACGTGACGTGATCGCTGTCGACACGACGAGTGCCGACGAGCGGGGGCTCGGGATCGTCGGCCCCGAGGGCGACGACGTCGCGAACGGCGGCTCGGGCCGCGACACGCTGGTGTCGCACGGCGGCACCGACGTCCTGGCCGGTGGAGCCGACAACGACTTCCTCCACGCGTCGGTGGCTAGCGACGGCCTGCTCCGGGGTGGGACGGGTGATGACCGCCTCGAGGCCCGGGCAGCGCCTGTCGTCGTGTCGGCCGGCGCGGGCGACGACGAGATCGGCTACGTCGTCCGTCCGGGCGTCCGCAACGAGATCGACGGCGACGGCGGACGGGACTCGTTGTCGCTCCACCTGGCCGCGGACTTCGCCAAGGGCACCCGGGTCCGCGTGGACCGCCCCCGCGACCGCATCAGGCTCACGGGTTCGCGCACCCGCATCCGCTACCACCAGGTCGAGGAGTTCTTCGGGAAGGGACGCCGCGCCCGCTGGACCTTCGTCGGCACCCGCGCCGACGAGCGCTTCGCCACCAAGCAGGCACGGTGGGTGCGAGCCTTCGGCCGCGGCGGCGATGACGACCTGCTCGGCACCACCGGCCGCGATCTCCTCGACGGCGGACCCGGACGCGACCGCGCGTATGGCGACAAGGGCCGTGACACCTGTGTCAGCATCGAGCGGGCGGCGGACTGCGAGGTCCGCCGCTGACGAGGCGCTCTGGGCAGGGCATCACCCCGATGCCTAGGGTGGGGCCATGGGTATCAGCGGCAGAGTCGGCAAGCACCTCGCTCCTCGGATCACTGACGTGGCGCCTGGTCTGACCACGGGCTTCGTCCGCGAGGCCCTCAACCGCGCGATCGCGGGCGTCGGCCCGCTGCCGGGAGCGGCGGCAGCAGCCGACAAGCAGCTCGCCGAGCAGAACGGCGACGTCGAACGAGCCATCCACGAGGTGATCGAGAACCACGTCCGCTATGCCGGCGGCCAGGGCTTCCTGACCAACGTCGGAGGTCTCGTCACCGCAGCCGTCACGATCCCCGCCAACATCACCGGCCTCACCGTCGTGCAGTGCCGGATGATCGCCGGCATCGCCCACCTCCGGGGCCACGACCTGGACGACCCGCGCGTGCGCAACGCCATCCTCACGGCCCTGCTGGGCGAGGAGAGCGTCGCCCAGCTGGTCAAGAAGGGCAAGATCCCGGCTCCGCCGATGGCCCTCGCCACGGCCCCGGCGCACGACGCCGGTCTCGACAAGATCATCGCCGCCGAGGTGGCCGCCGACCTGGTCGCCCGGATCGCCGGCAAGCGACTCGCGATCACGGTCGGTCGCCGGGTGCCCGTCGTGGGCGGACTCGTCGGCATGGGCGCCGACGGCTATGCGACCTGGAAGCTGGGGCGCTATGCCGACCGCGAGATCCTGCCCCGGCGCCGCTGACGCTCAGCGACCCCGCAGCCGGCGATAGACGCCCAGCGCCGCCCGACCCGAGGGTCGCTGCTCCATCGCCTGCACGGTCTTCTCGGCTCGGGTCCGTCGCAGCAGGTGCAGCTCCTGACGTGCCTCCTCGACCTCGCGGGCCAGCGTCGCCTCTGACTCGCGCAGCCGCGAGCCCTCGACGAGGAGCGCCTTGATCGCGTCGAGCGCAGGCGGAAGCAGGTCGTCGGCACTCGCGGCATCGGGATCGGTGAAGGTCTCCGCCGGCTGGCCGATCAGGTCGGCGACCTCGCCGATGACGTCATAGCCGCGCTTCTCGATCTCCGCGACCCAGGTGCGCGAGAGCTCCTGCACCCACTCGTGCGTGGCCGGCGGAAGCCCCAGACGCGCCGACGTGCTGCGCCGCGACAGCGTCTGGTGGGCGAGGAGCTCCCTGACCAGCGGGCGGTAGTCGGGCGGGTCCACCACCGGCGTGACCCGCTTGTTGATCAGTCGCAGCAACGCCGTCTCGGGCACCCCGAGCGACGGGTTGGCGCGCTCCGCAGTGAGGTCGAGCTCCACGTCGTCCAGGCCGAAGGCACGGCTGAACCGCCGCCACAGCTCGTCGGGCGCGGCGCCCGGTCGAGGCACCGTCACCAGGTGGACCTGCTCGGGCGGCAGGATCGCCCCCCAGCGGTCGAGGATGTCGGGGATCTCCTGCGCTCCCCAGAACCACGAGCCGATCCGGGTGTCGCGCGCCGGGTCCCGGATCATCTCGAGGAAGTGCGAATAGGACACCAGGCTGCGGTGCTTGACGTTCTCCTGCCACTCCGCGGGCACCTGCCGGACGAGGTCGCGGACCGAGACGATCAGGTGCACCTCGACTCCCTCGCCGAACGAGGTCAGCGCCCGCTCGATCTGGGTCGGGGAGGCGGTCGAGAGGATCTCGTGGCTGATGATCGAGGTCCCCGGCCAGGCCCGCACCTCGTCGGCGAGCCGGTCCCAGGCGCCCACCGCCTCAGTCTCGAGCCCGCCCCACGTCAGCCGCATCAGGTCGAGGGCGGCGAGGAAGTGGGCGTCGAAGCGGTCGGCGGGATAGAGGATGCCCTGCTCGCGCAGCACCTCACGGTTGCGGAACAACACGTCCTGGAGATAGGACGTGCCGGTCTTGGGGGTGCCGACGTGGAGCAGGACGCGCTTGCTGCCGCTCACCTCGGCTCCTTCGTGTCGTGGCTGGTCTTCCACCGGGGATCCACCAGCATCCCCACGGCGAGGTCGAGCACCAGCTCACCACGCGCCACGGCCGGGGCAGCGGGTGCGGCGGACTCGGCCGGAACGATCGAGGACGGATCTCCGACGACAGGGTAGCCAGAGCGACTCAGGGTCCTGCACATGCGCTCCGCGGCCTCGACGACCCAGCCCCGGTGCTCCTCGGGCAGCGAGACGGGCGGCGTGCTCGTGGCAGGCATGCGCGGCAGCACGGTGTGTGTCATCAGGGCAGCGCGCTGGTCGGTGGAGACCAGCAGTCCGAGGACCGAGGCGATACGGCGGGCGAGCTCCGCGGCGTCGGCCCTCGGCCGCGAGGGGGGTGGCAGGCGGCGTACGCCGAGCAGGGACGGGAGCCGAGCTTGGTCGAGGACCACCCGGACGTCGACGTGGCGGTCCTGGTGGCGCTGGACGACGGCAGGCAGGTCGATGCGGGGCGGCAGCGATCCCCGCTGCTGCCAGAACCGGAGCCACTCCAACCAGCCGCCCGAGCCGCGCTCGAAGCAGCGCCGGGTCCACACGTCGACCAGCATCTGGTCGAGCGGGCCGCCCAGGACCAGGACCGGCGCCCCCGGCCCGCCCGGGGGCTGGCCGCGGCGCGCGAGGTGCTCACGCACCTGCGCTGCCTCGAGCGGGTCGCCGACGAGTCGGTGGGGCCGGCGCCAGGGCCGGCGCAGGTGACGGGTCGGCGTCGGCACACCGAGGGCGACGACGTCGTCGGCGAGCACACTGGTCGCGACCCGGATCAGCTCGTCGGCGGGCAGCTCGCCCGGGTCGACCGGCTGGGGGCCATAGGCCCGCGGCGCGACACCGACGAGGGACAGGTCGGGCTTGCCGCGGCCGGGTGCGGCGGCGTTGAGGACCCGATCCGCGAGTCGAGCGCTGACGGGGCTGCCTGCGCTGCGTGGGCCAGCACTCGACTCCGCGAGGTTGAGCCGGCGCAGGAGCTCCAGCTGCTGTGCTCCCGGCAGGACGCGACCACTCGGGGTGGCCTCGTCGAGCCAGGCCGACCACGGGGTCGTGCCACCGTCGCGCAGGTGCGCGACCCAGCCCCAGGCGCGGGCAGTGCCGTCCGCCGACTCCAGCCGCTCCATCGACCAGCCGCTCAGCGCTCGCGCAGCCGGCGCGCCTGCTGCCGCAGCTTCTGCGGCAGGTCACCGCTGGGGGTGCGCTCCGCCGCCTCGCGCGTCATCATCGCCAGCGCGTCGAGGGCGGCGCCGAGCTGCAGCTTGGGGCTCACCTTGTCGGGATCGCGCCAGGTCGCGTCGGGTGCGGGTCGCACCGGGCGCAGGTCCTCGACGTCGCCGACGACGTCCACGCCGGCACCCTTGATCCACTCGACCCAGCGTTCGGCCTGCTCCTCGGCGAAGTCGAAGCGCTCGGGGGGCAGCCGCACCGGGATCGCGTCGCGTGAGACCAGGACCTGCTGGGCGAGGAGCTCGCGGATGAGCCCGTCATAGGTCGCGTCACGCCACACCGGCAGCTCGAGGCGACGGTTGAGGCGACGGATGAGCTGGGTCTCGGCGATGCCCAGGGACCGGTTGGCGCGCTCGGAGTCGAGCGGGGCCCAGGCGGGATCGATGCCGAACGCGCGACAGAAGCGCAGCCACAGCTCGTTGCCGGTGGGTCCGCGGTCGTGCGGGACGGTCACGACGTGCACGCGCTCGGGCGGCAGCTTGGCGCCCCAGTTGTCGAGCACGGTCGGCAGGTCCATCGCCGCCCGGAACCAGGTCTGACCACGCTCGACCTTGGTCAGGAACCTGTCGAAGGTCCACTTGCGACCCTGCTTGATGCTCTCCTGCCAGGCGGCCGGCAGCTGCCGACCCAGGTCGCGAGCGGAATAGACGACGTGCACCTCGCTGTCGGCGAAGTCGTTCATCACCCGCGCAATCGTGTCGGGCTTGGTCGGGGCGAGGATCTCGTGGCTGATCACCACCGTGCCCTTGGCCCGGCGCACGCGCTTGACCATGGTGTCCCAGGCGCCGACGGCATGCCCGGGGGCTCCACCCCAGTCCTGGTCGAGCAGGTCGAGGGCGGCACGGAAGTGGAAGAGGTCGGCGTCGACGAAGCGGTTCTTGGTCGGGATCGTCACCCCGTGCTCGGCCAGCTGCGCCTGGTTGAGCATCAGCCGGTCCTGGAGGTAGGTGGTCCCGGTCTTGGGGGCGCCGATGTGGAGATGGACGACGCGACGACTCATGGGGTCATCCTGCCCGATGCGAGACACCACGGAGCGCAGCGGAGTGGTCGAACCGCGAGGGCAGCATCAAGCAGGGCCTGCCAGCGCTCGAACCACGGCGCTCGGACTGGGGCGGCCCAGGTGTCCGGCCATCCACTGGCTGGTCGCGACGACGGCGCCGAGGTCGACGCCGTGCTCGATGCCGAGACCGTCGAGCAGCCAGACCAGGTCCTCGGTCGCGAGGTTGCCCGTGGCGCTCTTGGCATAGGGGCAGCCGCCCAACCCGCCCGCGCTCGCGTCGAAGGTGGAGATCCCCTCCTGCAGGGCCGAGAAGGTGTTGGCCAGGGCCTGGCCGTAGGTGTCGTGGAAGTGCATCGCGAGGTCGTCGGTGCGCATCCCGGCCTCGGTGAATGCCCCGATCAGCTGCTTCACGTGCCCGGCCGTGCCGACGCCGATCGTGTCGCCGAGGCTGAGCTGGCTGGCGCCGAGGTCGAAGAGCCGCTTGCCGACACCGACGACCTGGTCGATCGGCACGGCACCCTCCCAGGGGTCGCCGAAGCACATGGAGACGTAGGCCCGGACGTCGAGGCCGGCGGCGCGGGCCCGCTTCACGGTCGGCTCGAACATCGCGAACTGCTCGTCGAGCGAGCGGTTGAGGTTCTTCTGCGCGAAGGTCTCGGTGGCGCTGCCGAAGACGGCGACGTGCTTGAGGCCGAGCTCCAGCGCCCGGTCGAGGCCGCGCTCGTTGGGGACGAGGACCGGCAGGTCGCGACCGGCGTCGCCCATTCGGTCAGCCAGGCTGGTCATCACCTCGGCGGCATCGGCGAGCTGCGGGACCCACTTCGGGTGGACGAAGCTGGTCGCCTCGACGATCGGGAGCCCGGCGGCGACGAGCCGCTGGATGAACTCGACCTTCACCTCGGTCGAGATCACCCCCTTCTCGTTCTGCAGTCCGTCGCGGGGGCCCACCTCATAGATCGTGACCCGGGAAGGAATCATTCGGCCGCCTCCACCACGATCAGCGTCGCACCGAGCGCGACCTGCTGGCCGACGACGACGTCGACCTGGGCGACGGTGCCGGCGAAGGGTGCCTTGAGTGCGAGCTCCATCTTCATCGCCTCCATGGCACCCAGCGTCTCACCCTCGGCGACCTGCTGCCCGACGGTGACGAGCACGTCGAGCACCGTGCCCGGCATCGGCGCGAGGATGGTCCCGTCGCCAGCGGCCGGTCCGTGGTCGGCGAAGGCGTCGGGGCGCTCGAGGACGAACCGCTGTCCACGGTGGGACACCTCGATCACGTGCCGCTGCGCGTTGACCACTGCGCGCTCGTCGTGTCCGTCGATGGAGAGTATGGCGACGTGGTCGGCCAGCTCGCGTTCGAGCACCTGACGCCTCTTTTCATCTGGCCCGTCGACCGTGCCGGCCGCGACGTCCACGACCAGCTCATGGACCTCACCGGCGTGCTCGAGCGCGACCAGGGTCGGGGAGCTCGGGCCGGCCGAGCGCCACCCGTCGGGTGCGAACGGGTCACCGGCGACACCCGCGAACCGTGGACTGGCAAGGGCCGCATCGACCCAGGCCGCCAGCACCAGGGGCACGTCCGCGCTCGGAGCAGGGACCTCGGCCCGGTCGAGCCACGCCGTGTCGATCGTCGCGTCGCGGAACTCGTCACTGGCTGCCAGCGCGCGCACGAACCCCATGTTGGTGGTCAGGCCGAGCACGGCCGACCCGTCGAGGGCGTCGAGGAGTCGCGCGCGCGCCGTCTCGCGGTCCTCGCCCCAGGCGATCACCTTGCCGAGCATCGGGTCGAAGCTGGTGCTGACGACCTGGCCGGACTCGAGGGCATGGTCGACGCGTGCCGAGCCGGACCAGCGCACCAGGTCTGCGCGACCGGCCTGCGGCAGGAACCCGTTGAACGAGTCCTCGGCATAGATCCGCGCCTCGATCGCGTGGCCCGCGACCGTGACGTCGTCCTGGCCGAAACCGAGCGTCTCGCCGGCAGCGACTCGCAGCTGGAGCTCGACCAGGTCGAGCTTGTCTCCCCGGACCCTCACGACCTCCTCGGTGACCGGGTGCTCGACCTGGAGCCGGGTGTTCATCTCCAGGAAGTAGACCTCACCTGAGTCACTGTCGAGCAGGAACTCCACGGTGCCGGCGTTGGTGTAGCCCACGGCCCGCGCGAGGTCGACCGCGCTGGTGGTGACGACGTCGCGCTGGGCGTCGGTGATCGTCGGGGCGGGTGCCTCCTCGAGCACCTTCTGGTGGCGTCGCTGGGTCGAGCAGTCACGCTCGAAGAGGTGGACCACGTTGCCGTGGTGGTCGGCGATGACCTGCACCTCGATGTGGCGGCCGCGCTCGACATACTTCTCGATCAGGATCGTGTCGTCACCGAACGCCGAGAGCGCCTCGCGCTTCGCCGCCGCCAGCGCGGCGTCGAAGTCGCCGGCGCCGCGCACGATCCGCATGCCTTTGCCGCCGCCGCCGGCCGCGGCCTTGACGAGGACGGGATAGTGCATCGGTTTCGTGACAGGCGCCAGGGCGCCTTCCTCAACCTCCGACGGCAGCTCGTAGGACGGGGCGCCTTCCTCAACCTCCGACGGCAGCTCGTGGGACGGCACCACCGGCACCCCCGCGGCGATCGCGATGTCACGAGCGGCGTCCTTCTTGCCCATCGCGTCCATCACGTCGGCGCTCGGGCCGACCAGGCGGACACCGTCGGCGCCCTCGATCGCTCGCGCGAACGCCGAGCGCTCGGACAGGAAGCCATAGCCGGGATGGATGGCGTCGGCACCGACGTCGCGGGCGACGCCGACGATCGCGTCGATGTCGAGATAGCTCGACACCTCGACCGCCTCGTCGGCCGTGCGCACGTGGGGTGCGTCCCGGTCGGCAGCGGTGAACACGGCGACGGTGCGCAGGCCCATCGACGTGGCCGTGCGCATGATCCGCAGCGCGATCTCGCCGCGGTTGGCGACGAGGAGCTTGTCCATGTCCATGGTCATCACATCCGGAAGATGCCGTAGGAGGGATCGGGCACCGGCGCTTGCGCTGCGACCGCCAGGCCCATGCCGAGCACGCGTCGCGTGTCAGCCGGGTCGATGACGCCGTCGTCCCACAGCCGCGCGGTCGAGTAGTAGGGCGAGCCCTGGGTCTCGTACTGCTCGCGGATCGGTGCCTTGAACGCCTCGACCTGCTCCTCGTCCTCGAGGTCGGTGCGCACGGTCGCGAGCACGCTGGCCGCCTGCTCGCCCCCCATCACCGAGATGCGGGCGTTGGGCCACATCCACAGGAACCGCGGGTCATAGGCCCGGCCGCACATGCCGTAGTTGCCGGCGCCGAAGGAGCCGCCGATCACCACGGTGAACTTGGGCACGACGCTGCAGGCGACCGCCGTCACGAGCTTGGCGCCGTCGCGGGCGATGCCCTTGTTCTCGTACTCGCGCCCGACCATGAAGCCGGAGATGTTCTGCAGGAAGACGAGCGGGATGCCGCGCTGGTTGCACAGCTCGATGAAGTGGGCGCCCTTGAGGGCCGACTCGCTGAA comes from Nocardioides piscis and encodes:
- a CDS encoding biotin carboxylase N-terminal domain-containing protein; this translates as MDKLLVANRGEIALRIMRTATSMGLRTVAVFTAADRDAPHVRTADEAVEVSSYLDIDAIVGVARDVGADAIHPGYGFLSERSAFARAIEGADGVRLVGPSADVMDAMGKKDAARDIAIAAGVPVVPSHELPSEVEEGAPSYELPSEVEEGALAPVTKPMHYPVLVKAAAGGGGKGMRIVRGAGDFDAALAAAKREALSAFGDDTILIEKYVERGRHIEVQVIADHHGNVVHLFERDCSTQRRHQKVLEEAPAPTITDAQRDVVTTSAVDLARAVGYTNAGTVEFLLDSDSGEVYFLEMNTRLQVEHPVTEEVVRVRGDKLDLVELQLRVAAGETLGFGQDDVTVAGHAIEARIYAEDSFNGFLPQAGRADLVRWSGSARVDHALESGQVVSTSFDPMLGKVIAWGEDRETARARLLDALDGSAVLGLTTNMGFVRALAASDEFRDATIDTAWLDRAEVPAPSADVPLVLAAWVDAALASPRFAGVAGDPFAPDGWRSAGPSSPTLVALEHAGEVHELVVDVAAGTVDGPDEKRRQVLERELADHVAILSIDGHDERAVVNAQRHVIEVSHRGQRFVLERPDAFADHGPAAGDGTILAPMPGTVLDVLVTVGQQVAEGETLGAMEAMKMELALKAPFAGTVAQVDVVVGQQVALGATLIVVEAAE